CAGCGGCGTGTGCTCGGTCATGCGGGCGATGGCGAGCAGGCCCGCCAGCTCCAGCGCCAGCCCCACCACGAGCGGCACGCGCGGCCCGATGCGATCGGTGGCCGCGCCCCCCACCGGCGCGGCCAGCGCGTTGGCGAGCGGCGTGAGGGTGAACACGAGGCCCCCGACGGTCGGCGACAGCGCCAGCGGCCCCACCAGGTAGAACGGCACGAGCAGCCAGACCGAGAACTGGGCGTGGTTCGAGAGGAAGGCGAGCGCCGCCGAGCGCAGCACGGGGACCCTCAGCACGTCGGCCAGCTCGATGCGCCGCGGGAGCGCCGGCGCGCCCCCGAGGGCGCGAAGCCGCGTCTGCGCGAGCACCGCCGCGGCCATGAAGAGCGGCGCGCGGAACAGGAAGGTGGACGACCACCCGAACGCGTCGAGCAGGACGCCGCCCAGCATCGGGCCGACGCCGAGCCCCACCCCGAGCCCCAGGCTCATGACACCGAGGCCGCGGCCGTGCCGCTCGCGCGGCAGCGAGAGCGTGACCAGCGCGGGCGCGGTGCCGTAGACGAGCCCGCCGCCCAGCCCCTGCAGCACCCGCAGCAGCAGCACCATCGTGTAGGAATGCGCGGCCAGGTAGCCCAGGAACGCGAAGCCGCAGATCCACAGTCCCGCCGAGAACACCGGGCCCGGCCCGAGCCGATCGGCGAGCAGGCCCGCCGCGAACGCGG
The Candidatus Methylomirabilota bacterium genome window above contains:
- a CDS encoding MFS transporter, yielding MPVLLAALGALLMSLDSAINIVLPAMAEAFGVAPAAIRWVIICYVLTYALTAFAAGLLADRLGPGPVFSAGLWICGFAFLGYLAAHSYTMVLLLRVLQGLGGGLVYGTAPALVTLSLPRERHGRGLGVMSLGLGVGLGVGPMLGGVLLDAFGWSSTFLFRAPLFMAAAVLAQTRLRALGGAPALPRRIELADVLRVPVLRSAALAFLSNHAQFSVWLLVPFYLVGPLALSPTVGGLVFTLTPLANALAAPVGGAATDRIGPRVPLVVGLALELAGLLAIARMTEHTPLALVGVAMALVGVGVGLFQVPNLAQMMTAFPQAQQGAAGGLAFFGRTLGSAVGVQVTAALFDARVSRDGFLPAFHVAFLAAAAVCALGVLLALLPGAAARASSRRGGG